A region of Amyelois transitella isolate CPQ chromosome 11, ilAmyTran1.1, whole genome shotgun sequence DNA encodes the following proteins:
- the LOC106134887 gene encoding calphotin, with amino-acid sequence MYKLVIIAAVLGLAAAKPQVYSPVVSSALAYSAPVSYAAPAVSYSAPAVSYAAPAVSYTAPAVSYAAPSVSYTAPVSYSAPVVSYSAPAVSYSAPSVYAKPVVHSVYSSPLAYSGYAAAPMIVSAVLALAAAKPDIIAPLSYTANTVAVHEPVPVAHALPVAAQAVPVAPTWRYAAAPAIATPTIAASAIATPVIATPTVRVAAPALNIGGPAITAPLAYPAPPFSSPVWSAYAAAVAPLPYGYNYGVNYPSYYWKKPTVYYITMFKLLFVTAILGLAAAKPSVLEYSSGYGSYAPAVAYSTSGSSYTPSVSYAPSASYTPSVSYAPSVSYATPSVSYAAPSVSYTAPAVSYSAPAVAYSTQSVSYPAQSVSYPASSVSYPASTVSYPAPSYTAQAVRYSAPAIRYAAPAVAVAAPAVAAPVVAAPAVATPAVATPAVAAPAVSYPAASVSYAKPVVAYPAAVAPVAYSSYSAPYAYSSFGYGGYGAGYSPLAYSTYSGYGLGYGYSAPFGYWKKR; translated from the exons ATGTATAAACTG GTCATCATCGCCGCGGTTCTTGGGCTTGCAGCCGCCAAGCCACAAGTCTACAGCCCTGTGGTCAGTTCAGCATTGGCTTACTCCGCACCAGTTTCCTATGCTGCCCCAGCTGTCTCTTACTCCGCTCCTGCTGTCTCCTACGCTGCCCCAGCTGTGTCTTACACTGCCCCTGCGGTGTCTTACGCTGCCCCATCGGTTTCTTACACTGCCCCTGTCTCTTATAGTGCCCCAGTAGTATCCTACTCTGCTCCTGCTGTGTCGTACTCCGCTCCATCAGTTTATGCTAAGCCCGTTGTCCACTCCGTATACTCCTCCCCCCTGGCTTACTCTGGATATGCTGCAGCTCCA ATGATCGTCTCCGCTGTTCTGGCACTAGCTGCCGCCAAGCCAGACATCATCGCTCCACTGAGCTACACCGCCAATACTGTGGCTGTACACGAGCCTGTGCCCGTGGCCCATGCTCTGCCAGTGGCAGCCCAGGCCGTGCCTGTAGCTCCGACATGGCGATATGCTGCTGCACCGGCCATAGCTACCCCGACCATAGCTGCATCCGCCATTGCAACACCTGTCATAGCCACTCCTACTGTTCGCGTGGCGGCTCCTGCACTTAATATCGGTGGTCCAGCCATCACTGCCCCCCTCGCCTACCCTGCTCCACCCTTCTCTTCTCCCGTTTGGTCTGCATACGCCGCTGCCGTCGCCCCTCTGCCATACGGATACAATTACGGTGTCAATTACCCTTCTTACTACTGGAAGAAAC CGACAGTTTACTATATCACAATGTTTAAATTG TTATTCGTCACTGCCATCCTTGGGCTTGCTGCCGCCAAGCCCAGCGTGTTGGAATATTCATCTGGATATGGATCTTATGCACCAGCAGTAGCTTATTCCACGTCAGGATCGTCTTACACCCCATCGGTGTCTTATGCGCCATCTGCGTCTTACACACCATCCGTGTCTTACGCCCCGTCCGTGTCTTACGCTACCCCGTCAGTATCTTACGCTGCCCCGTCAGTGTCTTACACTGCCCCAGCAGTCTCTTACTCTGCTCCAGCTGTAGCGTACTCTACGCAATCTGTATCCTACCCTGCTCAATCAGTTTCTTATCCTGCTTCATCAGTATCTTACCCAGCTTCAACAGTATCTTATCCTGCCCCATCTTACACGGCCCAAGCAGTCCGTTATTCTGCTCCTGCTATCCGGTATGCCGCTCCCGCTGTTGCTGTCGCTGCCCCAGCAGTAGCTGCCCCTGTTGTAGCTGCCCCAGCCGTGGCTACCCCAGCTGTAGCTACCCCAGCCGTAGCTGCTCCAGCCGTGTCGTACCCAGCCGCATCAGTGTCATACGCTAAACCCGTCGTAGCCTACCCTGCTGCGGTTGCTCCTGTAGCCTACTCTAGCTACTCGGCCCCTTACGCCTATTCTAGCTTCGGTTATGGAGGCTACGGCGCCGGTTACTCTCCACTGGCGTACTCTACCTATTCTGGATATGGACTCGGCTACGGATACTCCGCTCCTTTCGGGTACTGGAAGAAACGTTAA
- the LOC106135074 gene encoding ice-structuring glycoprotein has product MIYQLLIFTAVLGLSAAAAKPNNYYLPPTNGVAYQTQTIAAPAVATASVAAPAVRVAAPSYTASYAAPAFAAPAYAAPVAKTYAAPAVATHAIAAPAYQVSTQAIAAPSYPAPAVRVASPVSYGAQAIAYSAPAVAAAPAAVAYPAHTVSAYPTHTVSAYPAQTVAAAPAAVAYTAPVAYSSPSVAAAPAAVTYSAPAVAAAPAAVAYSAPAVAYSAPAVAAAPAVAYSAPAAVSYSAPAAVAYSAPAVSYAKPVVAVSAPAVAHAVAYSAPAVSYTRSVVPAVATPVTYSAPAVTYAKPVVAAAVAPAVTPVAYSAPAVTYAKPVVSAAVAPVAYSAPVSYSAPVSYSAPVAYSGYTAPVAYSGFAASPYAYSGINSYEYAVGYDYPSYLWKKKMSVLAAVSVSGDPLLISPYVSSYLTPPLASAAYVAPSAAVIAAPSVPAAVPAVPAAVPAAVPYSSVSAYSYGSAYTVQDYAPTLVNAAPPALAYSLPYAYAADYFYRR; this is encoded by the exons ATGATCTACCAACTG CTTATCTTCACCGCCGTCCTGGGGCTGTCTGCGGCCGCCGCCAAGCCTAACAACTACTATCTCCCACCTACCAATGGCGTGGCTTACCAGACGCAAACAATTGCTGCCCCCGCCGTTGCCACTGCCTCTGTAGCCGCGCCCGCTGTCCGTGTTGCCGCGCCATCGTACACCGCATCATACGCCGCGCCCGCATTCGCTGCCCCAGCGTACGCTGCTCCTGTAGCTAAGACATACGCCGCCCCAGCTGTTGCCACACACGCCATCGCCGCACCGGCCTACCAAGTGTCTACTCAAGCCATCGCTGCCCCGTCTTACCCCGCGCCAGCCGTCCGTGTCGCTTCCCCAGTTAGTTATGGCGCCCAGGCCATCGCCTACTCTGCCCCAGCCGTAGCTGCCGCTCCCGCTGCCGTCGCCTACCCTGCCCACACCGTGTCAGCCTACCCAACCCATACAGTATCAGCCTACCCTGCCCAAACCGTAGCAGCTGCCCCCGCTGCCGTCGCCTACACCGCTCCTGTAGCATATTCTTCACCATCTGTGGCCGCAGCCCCAGCTGCAGTGACCTACTCAGCCCCAGCTGTTGCCGCCGCTCCCGCTGCCGTTGCATACTCCGCCCCAGCCGTTGCCTACTCCGCCCCGGCCGTCGCCGCTGCCCCCGCTG TTGCCTACTCCGCCCCTGCCGCGGTCTCCTACTCCGCCCCCGCCGCCGTCGCCTACTCCGCCCCAGCTGTCTCTTACGCCAAGCCTGTCGTAGCTGTCTCAGCCCCGGCTGTCGCCCACGCCGTCGCCTACTCCGCCCCAGCTGTCTCCTACACCAGGTCCGTTGTACCAGCCGTCGCGACCCCCGTGACCTACTCCGCCCCAGCAGTGACCTACGCTAAACCTGTGGTCGCCGCCGCCGTCGCCCCTGCTGTGACCCCCGTCGCCTACTCCGCCCCAGCTGTCACTTACGCCAAGCCCGTCGTATCCGCTGCAGTCGCCCCAGTAGCTTACTCCGCTCCCGTGTCTTACTCTGCTCCCGTCTCTTACTCCGCTCCAGTGGCGTACTCAGGATACACCGCCCCCGTCGCGTACTCTGGCTTCGCCGCGTCCCCCTACGCGTACTCTGGTATCAACAGCTACGAATACGCCGTCGGTTACGACTACCCCTCTTACCTGTGGAAGAAGAAG ATGTCAGTTTTGGCTGCGGTGTCAGTATCAGGGGATCCATTATTGATCAGCCCTTACGTGTCATCGTACCTGACGCCGCCCCTGGCGTCAGCTGCGTACGTGGCGCCATCTGCAGCGGTTATAGCTGCCCCGTCGGTACCTGCAGCCGTCCCAGCGGTGCCTGCCGCCGTCCCTGCTGCCGTACCGTACTCTTCAGTATCAGCCTATAGCTATGGATCAGCGTATACAGTGCAAGATTATGCACCCACTCTAGTCAACGCAGCGCCCCCCGCTTTAGCTTATAGTCTTCCATACGCATACGCTGCAGATTATTTCTACCGAAGATAA